Below is a genomic region from Astatotilapia calliptera chromosome 2, fAstCal1.2, whole genome shotgun sequence.
CTCTTCCTGTAGCAGCATCACCAAAAGATGGTTATCTGCACTGAGCAAACTTGCAACAGCTCACACTTGAAgtataaaaaaagtaaaataaacaacagtGTCTACATGACCGTGCAAGCAGCTTTCAGGATAGAGCTTGTTTATACTGCAAAGAAAACTTTTCAGCTCCTGAAAAAAGCTTTAACAGATGGGCTTTTATAATGTATGGACCAACAGGTACACACTGTAGATTTGTTTTACCCCCCTGACATTACTGTTTTCAGATGATACCTATGGGTCATTCATCACCCACACATGTATACAATAGCTCTGACCCTCTCTGAGGTAAACCTCTTCCTGTTTGGGAACCTGGGgatacaaaaatgtaaacattaagtATAGCAGTAAACCTATAAATTACATCGATGAATTGGTGTGTTTCAAATGTAGATATGATTTAGatggtttttgcttttttatttttgctgagtGTACAGTTTGTTGTGAAGGCCTGTTAGCTCAggaatatgcttttttttttttttttttttaatttatttttttatttttttattaaactgttAATCTTACAGAGTAGAAACAAGCCTCATAACATCAGCAGTTCGTATTTTTAACAACTCTAAATGATAAACCAGGAGCCCCCAAGAGTACAGTTGGTCTGTGATTTTTGCTGGATGGGTCTAATTAGGAATAACAATTGCTGTCTGCCTTTGGCTTCCAAACAAATATACATACTCTAAGGAGTCTAATAGTTTTAGTTGAATGTACAGAACATGTCAGTACATGAGCTGTGGATAACAATGTTAGTATTAAAGTTTCTATAGCATGTTTGCAGTCAATTTACAAAGGATGCTAGAAATAGCTTaatcttattttctttctatCATTTGTTTCTCAAAGACCAATATCTCTTTTATTACAGTTATACCTGAGCTGAGTGCCAGTGACATACCCAAGATTTTGCCTTTTAATTTCCTGTCCAGACTATTTGACCCACATCACAGACAAGCAAGAGGATAGATTCTTTGTTGTAgcgctttttctcttttcttattttcttttctttcctcactttgtgtgtgtgtgtgtgtgtgcgcgcgcgtgcgtgtgtgtgtgtgtgtgtgtgtgcgcgcgtgcgtgcgtgtgtgcgtgcgcgcaaGGCTGTTTGTGCGGGCACGTCTCAGAAACTTGATGGTTACCCCCTCCttggctgtgtttgttgcattctTGCGCCAAACGCTATCCACACTGCTGTCCCAGCTCTGAAAGTGCCTTTAAACACAGACTGAGTGAGAATGAAACGCTAACCTGGGGCAcgtctttgttttgttctttatcCACAGAACACATCAGGGATGGAGTCACAGAACCTTGTGGACGATCTGTCGCCAAAGAAGAATACAGTTCTCAAGGTGTGCTTTATTACACTATTTCAAATGTACATACAACATTGGTATGGTTTATTATTTAAGAATTGTTTTAACTTTTGTTAAAGCTTCAGCTGACTTTAAAACTATTACGATTTGGACCTTTTTGGATTCTTAAAATACAGTAACCTTTGATATTTACATGAAAGGTTTTGTTGTCTCCTGCTGcagttcaaatgaaaacaccactaatcagtctctctctctttctctctactGTGTGTCTGGAGCTTTATTGCGTGGCagtaaaaatttattttgaacTTTGAGCAGCATTAATCCCCTTCATTCACACCTATACATGGGCTTCAATAAGCACAGCAACTTTGAGCTTCGGTGTCTCCCCCACCTTTTTTGCctcaatgtatttatttttatttagaaagctTTCTAGAcgggaaaaataaaatcatttagtaacattagaTTGCATTACTTGAAAAACTACATTTGagttcaaattttttttaatgccatggTGTTAGCTGGGAAACTATGCACTGAAGAACTTCAAGTAAGTTCACCAATCCACAGGTGACACTCCCAGTCAGCATTTTCTCTTCATACAAAAATGAGCTGCTGCTCAAAGTTTGGTATACAGTtgaaatgatttcctgtgtcacaGCAGGAGCCTGAAAGATTTAACTGACTGGATTTGCATTATGTGACTATTTATCAACATCTTCTCAGTCTAACACAACTAGACATTTAATCTTCATGTGCTCCTGATATTTACAGCTTAGTAACGGTCCTGTTGTGGGATCTCGTAAACGCCCGTCAGAGGGGAACTAtgagaaggagaaggagcaTTGCATCGCCCTGTTTGACCAGTGGTCGGAGGCCGAGCAGGTGGAGTTTGTTGAGCGCCTGATTTCCCGTATGTGCCACTACCAGCACGGCCACATCAATTCCTACCTCAAACCAATGCTGCAGAGGGATTTCATTACTGCGCTGCCAGGTACCAACAGAGATTGGTGGATGTTTGTTACCCACAGGTTTTGCATGACGTGCATCTTCCCTAACGGCATCGTAGCTCAACAAAGTTGGGTGGTCAAAAAGTCTTTGACCACccaactgtgtgtatatatgtgtgtataaattttattttttttattttaaaaggtaaacagaaacataaaaccCTTTTTAACCTTTTAGAAGCATTTTAAAGGAATAAACGCAACTTGATTTATTGATTGTCTTTGAACAATTCAGAATAAATGAGCTCTGGGGACAGATAAACTAACGAGGTGAGGTAATGTCACTGCTTGCACTTGGTCAtctcttttccccctctgtCTAGCCCAAGGCTTGGATCACATAGCGGAGAACATCCTGTCTTTCCTGGATGCACGCTCGCTGTGTGCAGCAGAGCTGGTATGTAAGGAGTGGCAGAGGGTCATCTCTGAGGGTATGCTGTGGAAGAAGCTCATTGAACGCATGGTCCGAACTGATCCGCTCTGGAAAGGCCTGTCCGAGAGACACCAGTGGTAAGACCGAATGCAGGCACTCCCAGATGCAGgttaataagaaaatgaaaatgatattgTAATGTGTATTGAAAGAAATCTGTTTAAAatatgggtaaaaaaaaatgtaaaaggttAATTTTACATACAGGAAAGCCTGAGGATAAAGTGGAAAGGTTATCCTTGGTTGGGCTTTAGTGTGTGCTTCACATGCAGAAATTCCCAGTGCACAAAGGAGAgtgtcattctctctctctctctctctctctctctcttcccccccagGGAGAAATATCTGTTCAAGAACCGCACCTCAGAAATCCCACCCAACTCCTACTATCACTCCCTCTATCCCAAGATCATTCAAGATATAGAGGTAAGTCATAACGCCTAACGTGATTACATTCTCATTATTTTTGTGAccttcgattttttttttttttttttttttttttttgttatcagtTTGTATTATTGCACCAGATATTATTTGTCATCATGATTTTAAGAAAATGGACTTAAGTAAGCAAACCATTTATAGGCATAACTGTATAAGTTTGAAAATAACAATTAGTTACTGAGCTTTACATGGATTATTATTTTGGATTCAGCAAAGAGCAATGTGAATGTAATTATCCTCGAATGATTAATGtctaaagttttattttcacgTTCACATTTTGCTACACTTGTACAAATACTTCTTGATTATGAGTAATAAATGAAAAGATGATTTATTGTTTTCGTGTTAAATTATCATCACAATAATGCTGAAACCATTTTGTAGCGTGGTAGATGTTGCATCTGTTACAgacctctttgtttctctttccaTCTAGACTATTGAGGCTAATTGGCGATGTGGCAGACACAACTTGCAGAGGATTCAGTGTCGCTCAGAAAACAGTAAAGGGGTTTATTGTCTCCAGTACGATGACGACAAGATCATCAGTGGCCTTAGGGACAATTCAATCAAGGTAACCGAGACTTggttataaataaaacatattattcttgtgtttttttttttctctttatggcTTACCATCTTACTGTGTGTGGTGTTGGTCTGGACCAGCAGAGTGAGACAGAGAACAAGTGAATTATAGGAAAGAAAGTCTCAACTCCAGGCATGCTGTGTGTTCCACTTATCTGTCTGCCTGTGAGGGGCCTGCAAgaagatgaggatgaagagAAGGGGTGGATAGGGGAGGAGAAGAGCAGATTTGTCATCTTATTGTTATGTAGGAGGCTGACGCACAGCAAGGGAACAGCTGAATGGCTCTTATGCACATCAGTGCAGCAGTAGGGAAATGGGGCATGAATGCTGCTGTGAGACTGGGCCATTCTTAGCATGACCCAAATCtgcattcttttaaaaaaaaaaaaaaaaaaaaaaaaaaaattctttctttGTCTAAATCTTCCTGTGCTTCACTCAtatcttccatttttttttttgttttgtttttttgtttttgtttttttgtgctccTTTTAGATCTGGGATAAACAGACTctggagtgtctgaagatactGACCGGTCACACAGGCTCAGTATTGTGTCTCCAGTATGATGAGAGAGTCATTGTGACCGGGTCTTCTGACTCAACTGTCAGGTACAGCGCATCTTTTTCCAGAAATAACACAGGGTGTTTTTTGGAGTAGGTCAAAGCTATGTCAGCAAGCTGAACAAATGGTTCAAGTTACTGAAGAGAAAGTTGTGGAAGTCTGAATAAAGCAGAGGATACCACTCAGTATGAATACATCGTATCTCTATATTTACTTCTGCTTGTGCTACAGTTTCAGTTTCAACACTCataactttaacattttaaaaacggTCTCAAAAGGCAGGCAAATATCTGAAAAtaaccttcttcttttttttataaacctttttttttcttttttcttttttctttttttacaatcCCATGGCATGGATATCTATGTAGATAATTGGAAGTTGGTTTAAAGCCATAGGACAGGGCTGTCAAACTCAATTGCACAGGGGGCCAAAACTCAAGGCACACTTTAGGTCGCTGGCCAAACAAGATAAAGATTTAttgaacacactaaaacaatgtattttaaaaataaatatgaataaaaacagacaggaatattattccagattaaataaacttaaaaaaatgaactttaactttaaatattttgctcttcataaaaatatatcctgtcaaaattatgcaagttagaaatatgaacatgctgccagaaaccccagaaaaaataaatgaaagcatacACAAGGTTGGAGCCGCATGTAGACGGAGCTGGGACATTGCTTCAGGAATGGAACTAATAAACTCTGCGGGCCATTCATTGTCGTACTTTGCCTTGAGTGTATCATTacactgcagctccatctgaatCTGCACAGGTGCAGTTCAGCAAAGTGCGCTGACTTGGTTCAACATTACTTTGCAACAGGGAAAGTGAGGCAGGTTGCACTAGTGCAtttgtgacagcttcacttgaAATGCCTTCACTGCATCATACATGCCATGTCCATGAACTGACAGATTTCCTTGCTGAGCTCAAAAACTCTATTGAGAACTTTTCCCCAACTCAGCCAACGGACCTCTGTATGATAAGGAATGTCGGCAAACTCTGAATCTATTTCCCACACATCCCACGATTGTGTTACGGTGATCATTACATGCTCCATTTTTAGGACTTTACCACACAACGTTTCCTGGTGTATGATGCAGTGATATGCTGTTAACTCACCAGTACATTTCTCCTCTTGCATCTTTACTCGCATCCTGCCGACTAGTCCGCTTTTTTTCACCGCACAACACCGGCGCTCCATCTGTTGTAAGTCCAACAAGTTTGTCCCAGGGCAGTTTCATGTCGGTTACACTTTGAtatacgtttaaaaaaaaaaaaaaaaaaaaaaaaaaaaaaaggcttttcctGTCGTTGTCCCGTGCATCGATTTAATGTTCAATATTTCCTCTCCATGGATGAAGATGGTCAGCTGTGCAATGCATGTCTATACTCTCATCCATAGCAAGAGAGTATGCAATgaagtttttgcttctttcacacaactgtgttcttaactcattcactgccagccattttcaaatcaggtaactccccactgccagggtttttgagcatttttactcatttatgaagagccacagaaaactgtgtgttatgatcatataaacgctgaacctaccaaaatgaagaacagactctcttctttcatccaaaaaaaaaagcttgtttctaccattttccattctttagtaatcagctgtagaggagaggtgggttccaccaaaaatgcctgttttgaccaaaaaaagggagaaaacgagctttttgtgaaaaatacatttcaagcagaaaagtgcctttgacactaatatttcttgctttgtgacacctctaacatataaaatagtttttcacttctataaaacagaaataacactgagaaaggttttgttttatcaaaacaatttatttacaaatatatggaaaaataaaatgtacatagtgaaacatttattcacaatGAATAATTCACTTTTGTGTGGTAATCATTATAACACTTTCCAGGATGCAAGGGCACACAACAAGACTTGCACCACATTTTTGTCTCACTGCGCAATCCCTTACGTGCGCAAACCCTGCACCTCCTTGCAGGTCTACTTTTACTGCTGGTGGGCTTCAGTTTTCACTGACAAGCTGCCCGAGGTTGTATTCTagcccctcccattgaaaaacgtaattgacgtctatagacgtcaaggcagtcaacgtaagtttttcaattgacgtctatagacgtcaatggcagtgaatgagttaaatcaGTGGCCATCTCACAAACCCGATCAGCAATTGTATTTCTCCTCgggctcacatttgccaaaatctgCGTTTTGTCTGGACACAAGACGTCACACACCTTCATCATGCAGGCTGATTTGGCTCATCTGCTACAATAAAACttgctttcacaacagcttcactttgcGATTTTGCTCTGGTGAAAAATGTCTGCTGAAATGTCAGATTCTTCTTTAGCTCTTCTACTTTCTGTAGTTTCTGCATTTAGGTTTTTCAGCTTATCCTGACGTTTTGTCTCGTAGTGCagtcttaaattaaattccttaattacagccacattagTTCCACTAATAAGACACATGGGTTTACCAGCAATGTCTGTAAACACATATTCAGTCACCCACTGGTGCTGAAAGGCTCTGctttcagaatcaacttttctctCCACCATTGTGAGCGGCTAGCTTCGCAGTAACAGAAGTTGGACTTGATTGACGCGGGAATGTTCCCAGTTAGCCTAGCGTTCAGCAAGGAGGCTGCAGCGCTGCATTATGGGATCTGTAGTTTGTATATTATTAGCGCCTCATATCGCCGGGCCATGCATAACATGGTACATAGTACATCTATATAAAATAATCTCGCGGGCCGGATATAAATGTACGCCGGGCCAGATGTGGCCCGTGGGCCTTGACTTTGACACATGTGCGATAGATCCTATGTGGtacagggtttgtttgttttgttttttgtttgtttgtttttgttttgttttttgtctgcattttcttttagaTCTCTTAGATTGGTTACTGATGCATCCaaagtaaaacataaaattCAGTGTAAGAACATGACCTAGAACCTGGACTTTTTTCCAGCAAAGAGCTCCAATTGgattagaaagaaaaagcaacCACTCAGAATCCTTTACACTGTTCTCCCATctacacagcagcagtttatgCTATGAGCTTGAAATCCTTGTCTCATGTCCACACTTACAGCCAGGTTAATATTCCCAGCTAACATaacttgcatgtctttggactgcaaGAGAAAATGAGAGCTCCTGGAGATTTTTAGTAGTcttatgtattttttcttttttttatgttaatttgACATCATTTAGTAATATGTTTGGTAAATGTGCTTTTCTAACAGCATCCCATCCGTCTTGTAAAAGCTTAGAATGCTCAAAATACTTTCTGCATGTATTGAGGAATCCTAATGTGTGCTTGTTTCACAGCCGGTCATGACTACAGCTGGTGTTGTGCATCTAAGAAATTGAATATAAAAACTTTAGCATATATCCTATCAAAATAAATtcgttttactgtttttattggAGATAGTTGGATGCATTTCATTGCAGATATTGAACGTCTTGGCTTGTTGTGTATAGGTTGACACTTGCTTGGCTACTGCACACAGAAGCTCAACATTATTTCTCTTATTACTTCACACTTCAGGCGTACTCACTGGGCAGTATCCAAGGAAAATGTGACTTCACTTCCTtagcaacagtttgacaggcactTTGTTTGTGGGATTGGTTGTCAGCTTTTCCAGAGTGTTGTGCGTTTGACTCTTGGCGCCTTAGTACAGCTCACTGTATGTACATGTCTGAAGTGTGAAATACTCTCTATTACAAATCtagaaaaaaaacctaaaatctCGTGTGTCtctattgtttttcattttcctttgtttttcttccatgtCCTTTCCATCTCCTTTTTGACCTCTCTTCCTGTTGCCCCCatctcatttttctttccttcaatCATTTTCCACTGtgtcatttcttctttctttgtttttacacccCGTCCCTTGACAtgtctgtttttccttcttgccatgttctgttttcttcctctttctgtcacCTTTGCCTTTAACATTCGACCCTGCTGACGTCTCCCTCCACTCTACAGGGTGTGGGAGGTAACGACGGGTGAGGTGCTGAACACACTGATCCACCACAATGAGGCAGTTCTTCATCTGCGTTTTGCAAATGGGTTGATGGTCACCTGCTCCAAGGACCGTTCAATTGCAGTCTGGGATATGGCCTCGCCTACTGACATCAGTCTACGCCGCGTCCTGGTGGGACATCGGGCTGCCGTCAATGTGGTTGACTTTGACGACAAATACATTGTGTCTGCCTCAGGGGACCGCACTATTAAGGTGACGACAGTTAGAGAAATGTTCCTTTACAAATcatttcatctttctttttcttttacagaaaTATTATCCATCTGATAAAATTTGGATTAATTTGATGTcagagttttagttttatttatcagTAGAACAGATGTACATGATTTAAAAACCCTCCGACTAAAAATTTCCTTAAATATTGTAAACTTTGTGTTGTCCCCCTGTGTAGGTATGGAGCACCAGCACCTGTGAGTTTGTTCGTACTCTAAATGGTCACAAGCGGGGAATTGCCTGTCTACAATACAGAGATCGTTTGGTGGTTAGTGGCTCATCTGACAACACAATtcggtatgtgtgtgtgtgtgtgtgtgaaattcaTGGCTAAACTAGCAAACATATGTCCTCTAATTTAAAATCCGGTAGTCAGTTAAAACCACGGCCTTTGTTAGCAGATAAAGTCATGCGAAGTAATACAGGCAAGCAAAGAAGCAAAGTAATTTGGGATTATGTAGAATACCTGTCAATGTTTCACCATTAAACACCTCTTACATAAATTAAATGTCTGGCTAACGTGTTCAGTCTCCTGATGGGGCAAGATTACAGTAGCTGAGTTTATGATTGAGTATGCAAAAAAGAATTTCTGATATGTTTGTTCAGTTATGTTTacatcttcttttatttgtattcaCCATCAAATGACAGCATGAGTGTagagggcagccagtgtaaTGAAGATCCCAGAGTTGGCTTGTTTATGCTCAGTTTTGGCAACAGACATATTTGTTAAATACTTAGGTGTGGCGTCATTCTGTGAGCAGCCAtcagcattattatttttgtggtGTACATAAGTGGAAATCTTAGGTACCTCTTGGAGATGTGCCCCCAATCACCTGACTCTTACCTGCAATCTGTCACCTAACAGCTCAGTCCTAGTCGCTGTGTCTTATTTGAATCCCTGCAGTACTACAAACTGATTGCAGTTGAAAAATCTTTGAAGCTTTGTTCTGTTATTTTGATGGATTTTTGATGTACAGTAGAATTTGGTTCCAAAGCTCAATGTCAATAATGTGTTGCATTTCTATTTCTTAACTTGCAGTTTTCACAGGTGAGATTTTTATGTGAAGGCACAGCGAAAGGAATTGTGATTGCATCAGCATAATACACAATCAGCAAACACGTTAGGGCAAATGGATAAATATTGAGTCTTTGGTCTTAGCAGTCACTTTATTTGGCAACTAGATTGTGGCTTCGTGACTGACTTAAACATAAGGAGTTATGCACAACTGTTAGTTGTCTGTTTGAAGTCTGTCAGTTTCAAAGGTTGTAATATTTTAGCTGAATTTAACATGAACACTTTATTTACAAGCATTAgcaatttctttttctctcaacaagTGAGCTGAAAGTTTAAAAGTCCCAGTTTGACTTGTCAGTGTTTGGAATGATtgctgtgtaaaaactgcagGGTCTGGATCTTGGTGTTTGTTTACAAAGGCTTCTCTTTCTGCAGGTTATGGGACATAGAGTGCGGGGCATGCTTACGAGTGTTGGAAGGTCACGAGGAGTTGGTGCGCTGCATTCGCTTTGACAACAAAAGGATTGTCAGCGGCGCCTACGACGGGTAAGTCATGTAAATACACCGTTTTGTGCACAgacttttgttttgggtttgttttgtgacattttgatGTACCGTGCAGCAAAATTAAGGTATGGGACCTGCAGGCAGCCCTGGACCCACGAGCCCCAGCCAGCACATTATGTCTGCGCACTCTAGTGGTGAGTAACAGCGATTTAGCATCCCCAAGTGTCTGACTAATGATGTGAGTGCAGCACCTCTGGGGGAGGGGAAAAATGTAgatgtttgccttttttataCTAAAAATACAAGGAAATTTTTAATTTGGATAATTTTAACTACCAGTAAATGTCACTACATTTAATGTGCGTATTTGTTGATATTCAACGTAGTCACCATCCAGATATTAGTTTGTACATTcacctaaaacaaacaaaaaacattatgaATGCTCTTGAAAATACTCTCCACTAAATCTTATTGctctttattgtgtgtgtgtgtgtgtgtgtgtgtgtgtgtgtggcactgGGCATGGATGATTCATTACAAATTAACTGTGTGACTCTGGTGGAAAACCCATTGCTTGAACTTCTAGTCGGGCCTCTTTAATTTATGGAGAACAGTAGTTCTTTTAATAATCTAGCTCTGTGTGCTAATTATGTAAAAATTATTTCctaatttgttgtgttttcaggAGCACTCTGGTCGCGTGTTCCGTCTGCAGTTTGATGAGTTTCAGATCATCAGCAGTTCTCACGACGACACCATTCTGATATGGGACTTCCTGAACGTCTCAACCAACGGCCAGTCAGAGGGACGGTCTCCTTCACGTACCTACACGTATATTTCTAGATAGCAGGTACCTAGCGACACCTGGCACTGTAAAACCTTTCTATAAAAATCCAGCATTCTGTGTTTACCCTTGTGGTGCAGACCCACCTGTGTGACACTCTGGCTTTCTCTCCCAGGTGTCACCATCAACCGTACCCTTTCTTGGAGGAACCCAGGGCTGATTGGTTGATCGGTGCATCCGTCATGGAAAGGAGCCCATCTCTTCTCGTTCCTCCTTGTCATCTCTCTGTCCATCTCCCACTCAGaccc
It encodes:
- the fbxw11a gene encoding F-box and WD repeat domain-containing 11-A isoform X1, which codes for MEQEMEDKTVELVCSVPRSLWLGCSSVAESLCALRCLQSIPSTRAHNQNTSGMESQNLVDDLSPKKNTVLKLSNGPVVGSRKRPSEGNYEKEKEHCIALFDQWSEAEQVEFVERLISRMCHYQHGHINSYLKPMLQRDFITALPAQGLDHIAENILSFLDARSLCAAELVCKEWQRVISEGMLWKKLIERMVRTDPLWKGLSERHQWEKYLFKNRTSEIPPNSYYHSLYPKIIQDIETIEANWRCGRHNLQRIQCRSENSKGVYCLQYDDDKIISGLRDNSIKIWDKQTLECLKILTGHTGSVLCLQYDERVIVTGSSDSTVRVWEVTTGEVLNTLIHHNEAVLHLRFANGLMVTCSKDRSIAVWDMASPTDISLRRVLVGHRAAVNVVDFDDKYIVSASGDRTIKVWSTSTCEFVRTLNGHKRGIACLQYRDRLVVSGSSDNTIRLWDIECGACLRVLEGHEELVRCIRFDNKRIVSGAYDGKIKVWDLQAALDPRAPASTLCLRTLVEHSGRVFRLQFDEFQIISSSHDDTILIWDFLNVSTNGQSEGRSPSRTYTYISR
- the fbxw11a gene encoding F-box and WD repeat domain-containing 11-A isoform X2, whose product is MEQEMEDKTVELVNTSGMESQNLVDDLSPKKNTVLKLSNGPVVGSRKRPSEGNYEKEKEHCIALFDQWSEAEQVEFVERLISRMCHYQHGHINSYLKPMLQRDFITALPAQGLDHIAENILSFLDARSLCAAELVCKEWQRVISEGMLWKKLIERMVRTDPLWKGLSERHQWEKYLFKNRTSEIPPNSYYHSLYPKIIQDIETIEANWRCGRHNLQRIQCRSENSKGVYCLQYDDDKIISGLRDNSIKIWDKQTLECLKILTGHTGSVLCLQYDERVIVTGSSDSTVRVWEVTTGEVLNTLIHHNEAVLHLRFANGLMVTCSKDRSIAVWDMASPTDISLRRVLVGHRAAVNVVDFDDKYIVSASGDRTIKVWSTSTCEFVRTLNGHKRGIACLQYRDRLVVSGSSDNTIRLWDIECGACLRVLEGHEELVRCIRFDNKRIVSGAYDGKIKVWDLQAALDPRAPASTLCLRTLVEHSGRVFRLQFDEFQIISSSHDDTILIWDFLNVSTNGQSEGRSPSRTYTYISR